From the Candidatus Bathyarchaeota archaeon A05DMB-5 genome, one window contains:
- the purQ gene encoding phosphoribosylformylglycinamidine synthase subunit PurQ, with translation MKVCVLRVGGTNCDSETKRAFEELGVHAEVVHVNELVKHGGLLEYHALVFPGGFSYGDYVRAGAIWAKWILAKMGRELKAFVDEDRPILGICNGFQVLVEAGLLPGFEGMSPYPEASLATNVPPGYNCRWVYLTHENNGKCLFTSKIPKGRVLRVPVAHSEGRFIFAKEKEKRLLERLYENDQLVFRYCTKDGEYADGQYPANPNGSFHDIAGICNPEGTIFGLMPHPERAFYWWQQPDWTRQKQMPQHGDGKLIFESLINHLEKEG, from the coding sequence ATTAAGGTCTGTGTTTTGCGTGTTGGCGGAACCAACTGCGACTCGGAAACAAAAAGAGCGTTTGAAGAGTTAGGTGTGCATGCGGAAGTTGTGCATGTGAACGAGCTTGTCAAGCACGGCGGACTGCTTGAATATCACGCTTTGGTTTTTCCAGGCGGCTTCTCTTATGGAGATTATGTGCGGGCTGGTGCGATATGGGCTAAGTGGATACTGGCTAAGATGGGCAGGGAGTTGAAGGCGTTTGTTGACGAAGACCGCCCTATTCTTGGCATTTGTAATGGCTTTCAGGTGCTTGTTGAGGCTGGTTTGCTTCCGGGTTTTGAGGGAATGAGTCCTTATCCTGAAGCGTCTTTGGCTACTAATGTTCCGCCGGGGTATAATTGTCGTTGGGTTTATCTTACGCATGAAAATAATGGAAAATGCTTGTTTACGTCGAAGATTCCGAAAGGAAGAGTTTTGCGTGTTCCAGTTGCGCATTCGGAAGGCAGATTCATATTTGCAAAAGAAAAGGAAAAGCGACTTTTGGAAAGGCTTTATGAAAATGACCAACTGGTTTTTCGCTACTGTACGAAAGATGGTGAGTACGCAGATGGGCAGTATCCGGCGAACCCTAACGGTTCCTTTCATGACATAGCTGGAATATGTAACCCGGAAGGAACAATATTTGGTTTGATGCCGCATCCAGAAAGAGCCTTCTACTGGTGGCAACAACCAGACTGGACAAGGCAAAAGCAAATGCCACAACACGGCGACGGAAAACTAATCTTCGAAAGTTTGATAAACCATCTTGAAAAGGAAGGATAG
- a CDS encoding cytochrome c biogenesis protein produces MNEGICVAIILLLACLQLVYASPATVFVEFFYFPSGCTSCDKAKPLILQTEKEYDGKIDVEWIDVSRSEGLQRFRQYNLTRVPAVVVNHEYTILSNEISLEKLRTVIEAYLQETPLPPSSSTPLNLIVAFSLGFFETFSPCLIAILSFILSYTIGKATRFKEGMLYVIIFGIGFVSAAIFIGVTFALVLISMPSLQNAFVWIICAFVIIFGFNLLGLFKLPFQTKSLVKKLTERYAFTYAGLFSLGFLFYFLDPCISPFLFSVLVMLQNSEFTLPLILFCLGAILPFIFIGIAAGSASKLTRKTYKHRRKIRVISGLILISYALYLILSYLL; encoded by the coding sequence TTGAATGAAGGAATTTGCGTGGCGATTATTCTTCTTTTGGCATGTTTGCAACTAGTATATGCCAGCCCGGCTACAGTGTTTGTAGAGTTTTTCTACTTTCCGTCAGGTTGCACAAGCTGTGATAAAGCTAAGCCATTAATCCTGCAAACAGAGAAGGAATACGACGGAAAAATTGATGTGGAATGGATAGACGTAAGCCGTTCCGAAGGGCTTCAGCGGTTTCGACAATACAACCTCACGAGAGTTCCTGCTGTTGTGGTTAACCATGAATACACGATTTTAAGCAACGAAATATCTCTTGAAAAACTCAGGACAGTTATAGAAGCGTACTTGCAGGAAACGCCACTTCCACCCTCTTCTTCAACACCTTTAAACTTGATAGTAGCTTTTTCTCTTGGCTTTTTCGAAACATTCTCTCCATGCCTAATTGCAATCTTATCCTTCATACTAAGCTACACCATAGGAAAGGCAACACGTTTCAAAGAAGGAATGCTGTATGTTATTATCTTTGGGATAGGCTTCGTTTCTGCCGCCATTTTTATTGGAGTAACCTTTGCTCTAGTATTAATTTCAATGCCCAGTCTTCAAAATGCCTTTGTTTGGATTATATGCGCTTTTGTCATCATTTTCGGATTTAATCTGTTGGGTTTGTTCAAACTACCCTTTCAAACAAAATCCTTAGTGAAGAAACTGACAGAAAGGTATGCGTTCACTTATGCTGGGCTCTTTTCGCTTGGCTTCCTTTTCTACTTTCTAGATCCTTGCATTTCTCCATTCTTGTTCAGCGTGCTGGTGATGCTTCAAAATTCCGAATTTACACTTCCTTTGATACTCTTCTGTTTAGGTGCAATACTACCTTTCATTTTCATCGGAATTGCCGCTGGTTCTGCATCAAAACTAACCAGAAAAACCTACAAACATCGCCGCAAAATCCGAGTAATCAGTGGTCTAATCCTAATAAGCTACGCTCTTTACCTCATCTTATCATATCTTCTTTAA
- a CDS encoding GNAT family N-acetyltransferase produces MNKASAKKKEPVTIREAEEADALEIKSVVNSVAAEKYYIIPEDSREDWRETIKEIKKRKGLIIIAQVKDKIVGMAYLVRGKFEKNKHVTSLGITILKNYRRMGIGTAMMNHLLEWSQKQEGLEKITLEVFSTNKPAINLYHKLGFKIEGVKKTVQDWRQTR; encoded by the coding sequence ATGAACAAGGCGTCGGCGAAAAAGAAAGAACCTGTGACAATACGAGAAGCTGAAGAAGCCGATGCACTCGAAATAAAAAGCGTCGTTAACAGTGTCGCAGCAGAGAAATATTACATTATTCCAGAAGATTCAAGGGAAGATTGGCGAGAGACTATTAAGGAAATAAAGAAAAGGAAAGGACTAATCATAATCGCGCAAGTTAAAGACAAAATCGTGGGCATGGCGTATCTAGTTAGAGGAAAATTTGAAAAGAACAAGCATGTTACGTCTTTAGGCATCACTATTTTAAAGAATTATAGGCGAATGGGCATCGGCACAGCAATGATGAATCACCTACTTGAATGGTCCCAAAAACAAGAAGGCTTAGAAAAAATCACGTTAGAGGTTTTCTCAACAAACAAGCCTGCAATAAACCTTTACCACAAACTTGGTTTCAAAATTGAAGGGGTGAAAAAAACAGTACAAGATTGGAGACAAACACGTTGA
- a CDS encoding carbohydrate kinase family protein has translation MTRFDVVGFGALNVDKLFRVNKIAGAEEEGFIIDCEEACGGSAANTIVGLARLKCKVGFIGKVASDREGEMLVEDFRREGVDTSGIVHVNDGRSGVVMGFVDEKGERALYVDPGVNDAIGFEEIDKKYAFQTKFLHLTSFVGEKSFQAQRKLVEALPKTVKVSLDPGELYARKGIAKLEPMISKAFVLMPNQAELKLLTKMNDYEKGTELLLEKGVRVVAVKLGSKGCYVTDGKEKHLIKPFKVQVIDTTGAGDAFCAGFLYGLLRNKSLYECGKLGNFVASRCIMKIGARPGLPSLEDLEQNKLA, from the coding sequence ATGACACGTTTTGACGTTGTTGGATTTGGCGCGTTAAACGTAGACAAACTCTTCAGAGTAAATAAGATAGCTGGTGCGGAAGAGGAGGGCTTCATAATAGACTGCGAAGAAGCTTGCGGTGGCTCAGCAGCTAACACAATCGTGGGTTTGGCGAGGCTTAAATGCAAGGTGGGCTTTATTGGAAAAGTAGCAAGTGACAGAGAGGGCGAGATGCTGGTTGAAGATTTTCGCAGAGAAGGCGTCGACACAAGCGGCATTGTCCACGTGAATGATGGGCGAAGCGGCGTGGTGATGGGGTTTGTGGATGAGAAAGGCGAGCGAGCATTGTATGTGGACCCTGGCGTGAACGACGCGATAGGCTTTGAGGAAATAGACAAAAAGTATGCTTTCCAAACGAAGTTTCTGCATTTAACATCTTTTGTCGGAGAGAAATCCTTTCAAGCCCAGAGAAAACTAGTTGAAGCCCTTCCCAAAACTGTTAAGGTAAGTCTTGACCCAGGAGAGTTGTATGCGCGAAAAGGAATCGCCAAGCTGGAGCCAATGATAAGCAAGGCGTTTGTTTTGATGCCAAATCAAGCCGAGCTTAAACTGTTAACAAAAATGAATGATTATGAAAAAGGCACTGAGTTGCTGCTTGAGAAAGGCGTGAGAGTGGTTGCCGTAAAACTCGGCAGCAAAGGCTGTTATGTGACGGACGGAAAAGAAAAACACTTGATAAAGCCTTTCAAAGTTCAAGTCATCGATACGACAGGTGCAGGCGACGCTTTCTGCGCAGGTTTTCTCTACGGACTGCTTCGCAACAAAAGCCTTTACGAATGTGGAAAACTTGGCAATTTTGTAGCGTCAAGATGCATAATGAAAATAGGCGCCAGACCGGGGCTTCCCAGCCTTGAGGATTTAGAACAGAATAAGCTGGCATGA
- a CDS encoding formylmethanofuran--tetrahydromethanopterin N-formyltransferase codes for MVKKGLVEDTYAEAFEGVYCRVIVTADDEETLRKAALHATATPSIVIGRVEGGIEKWLKEKETPDNRKGVVLQFWGGIDPKKPFSDSLKKFEIELSYRIRQDILVKPFTAVFDAMPKAEGKIDMMERVGHCGDGYEWTEKRYGREVIVVPIMVPDFIIERHIGYAHGVMGANFWVMCKTKEALKEAGAKALSAIHKINGVITSFDICSAGSKPETRFPWIGPTTNHPYCPSLKKKLGKESKVPEGVGYIPEIVINGVSLDAVKKAMKVGIEAAVDVDGVVKVSAGNYGGKLGEYKIYLRELFA; via the coding sequence ATGGTTAAGAAAGGTTTGGTTGAAGACACTTACGCGGAAGCTTTTGAAGGCGTCTATTGTCGGGTGATTGTGACTGCTGATGATGAAGAGACTTTGCGGAAAGCCGCGTTGCATGCGACAGCAACTCCATCCATAGTCATAGGCAGAGTTGAAGGTGGAATAGAGAAGTGGCTGAAAGAAAAAGAAACTCCAGACAACCGCAAAGGCGTGGTTCTGCAATTCTGGGGCGGAATAGACCCCAAAAAACCATTCAGCGACTCATTAAAGAAATTTGAAATCGAGCTTTCTTACAGGATAAGGCAAGACATTCTCGTTAAGCCGTTCACAGCAGTTTTTGATGCAATGCCCAAAGCTGAAGGAAAAATCGACATGATGGAACGTGTGGGGCACTGTGGCGACGGCTACGAGTGGACTGAAAAACGTTATGGACGCGAAGTGATAGTTGTGCCGATAATGGTTCCAGACTTCATAATTGAACGCCACATTGGCTACGCGCATGGCGTGATGGGCGCAAACTTTTGGGTGATGTGCAAAACTAAAGAGGCGCTTAAAGAGGCTGGTGCAAAAGCCTTAAGCGCTATACACAAGATAAACGGCGTAATAACTTCCTTTGATATTTGCTCTGCTGGGTCAAAGCCTGAAACGCGTTTTCCATGGATTGGTCCGACAACAAATCATCCTTATTGTCCATCGCTTAAGAAAAAGTTGGGCAAGGAATCGAAGGTTCCCGAGGGTGTTGGCTATATTCCTGAAATAGTGATTAACGGTGTCTCTTTGGATGCGGTGAAAAAGGCCATGAAAGTCGGCATCGAAGCAGCTGTGGACGTTGATGGTGTTGTGAAGGTTTCTGCTGGAAACTACGGTGGAAAATTGGGTGAGTATAAGATTTATTTGCGCGAGCTGTTCGCATGA
- a CDS encoding HAD hydrolase family protein has product MKRVFVSDCEGPISKNDNAFELTAHFVPDGDKLFTVISKYDDVLADVLKKPHYKAGDTLKLILPFLKAYNVTDNKMREFSAQNLILISNVKDTVRHVRKVAYAFIVSTSYEHYLKALCKAIAFPYENTYYTKLNIDKYRITEKEKAKLEKLAKEIAKMPLMTIPKNARAIEDFSEQDQKTIRRLDEIFWTEMASMELGKILDEVNPVGGCEKAEAIKDVAQKVCVALADVMYVGDSITDVEAFRLVREHGGLTVSFNGNQYAVKNAEIAVLTENSIVTAVIADAFAAFGKEQTLRLVENWTRESLAKSGVNKTLLANLFRLYPSKLPKVKIITNENMETLAKESSEFRKKVRGEAIGRLG; this is encoded by the coding sequence GTGAAGCGCGTCTTCGTTTCCGACTGTGAAGGACCCATATCCAAAAACGATAATGCCTTTGAACTGACAGCGCATTTTGTTCCAGACGGCGACAAACTCTTCACGGTCATCAGCAAATATGACGATGTTTTGGCAGATGTTCTCAAGAAACCACATTACAAGGCTGGCGACACGTTAAAGCTCATCCTTCCTTTCCTTAAAGCTTATAATGTTACAGATAATAAAATGCGCGAGTTCTCAGCGCAAAATCTAATTTTAATCTCAAACGTGAAGGACACGGTGCGGCACGTTAGAAAAGTGGCTTACGCGTTTATCGTGAGCACAAGCTACGAGCATTACCTAAAAGCCTTATGCAAAGCAATAGCTTTTCCATACGAGAACACTTACTACACAAAACTAAACATCGACAAATATCGCATAACAGAAAAGGAAAAAGCAAAACTGGAAAAACTTGCAAAGGAAATCGCCAAGATGCCTCTGATGACTATTCCTAAAAATGCAAGGGCTATTGAGGATTTTTCAGAACAAGACCAGAAAACGATTCGGAGGCTTGATGAAATTTTCTGGACTGAAATGGCAAGTATGGAGCTTGGAAAGATTTTGGATGAGGTTAATCCTGTTGGCGGCTGCGAGAAGGCTGAAGCGATAAAGGACGTAGCGCAGAAAGTATGCGTTGCATTGGCGGATGTTATGTATGTTGGCGACAGCATAACAGACGTTGAAGCCTTCAGACTTGTTCGCGAACACGGCGGCTTAACAGTTTCTTTCAATGGCAACCAATACGCCGTGAAGAATGCTGAAATTGCAGTTTTGACAGAAAACAGCATAGTAACCGCTGTTATTGCAGATGCCTTTGCCGCTTTCGGAAAAGAGCAAACCCTACGGCTTGTTGAGAATTGGACTCGTGAATCGTTAGCAAAAAGCGGAGTAAACAAAACTTTGCTCGCTAATCTTTTTAGGTTATATCCCAGCAAGTTGCCTAAAGTTAAAATAATAACAAACGAGAATATGGAAACTCTGGCAAAAGAGAGTAGCGAATTTAGGAAAAAAGTGAGAGGAGAAGCCATCGGGCGGTTGGGATAG
- a CDS encoding ATP-grasp domain-containing protein has protein sequence MEKVGILVVSYGAREVAMIDAFTRSQNYNVNLYIADKQRNPFNAKNATQHVVIPDLNVEEICKFAENHKDKIDFGIVGPEKPIIEGVRDLVEKHAGIPMICPTKDCAIEASKVQQRMLFEEIVPTANPRFKIFHPKSYKNQEEAKKAVYKWLDELNNMAVVKPDQPAAGKGVGVWGDHFSTREQLMEHFLANFQHGAVIIEEKIEGEESSFQAFCDGKHLVPLPETRDYKRAFDDDKGPNTGGMGSYKDVGDVLPFMTKTDRAKEIEIVNRIFEKWKRKDNAGLRGVPFYVAFMHTGKEPKILENNSRPGDPEIINILPILKDDFVDVCFKILEGSLTRVELEEAATVLTYKVPPNYGGYMDVFPHLVDKKEIGTHIDLTKAYALTKKYHGKVRVYPAAMELRDGETFALKSRAVGVIGIGEDISEARQLSLEGVKAVKGGALWHRTDIASPQHIEKSIKHMEKLRRKK, from the coding sequence ATGGAAAAAGTAGGCATACTCGTAGTATCGTATGGCGCAAGAGAAGTCGCTATGATTGACGCTTTCACGCGAAGCCAAAACTACAATGTGAACCTTTACATTGCAGATAAACAACGAAACCCCTTCAACGCAAAAAACGCCACACAACACGTGGTCATACCCGACTTGAATGTTGAGGAAATCTGCAAATTCGCAGAAAACCACAAAGACAAAATCGACTTTGGCATTGTTGGTCCAGAAAAACCCATAATCGAAGGAGTCCGTGACCTCGTGGAAAAGCACGCTGGCATACCTATGATTTGCCCAACAAAAGACTGCGCCATAGAAGCAAGCAAAGTGCAGCAACGCATGCTATTCGAAGAAATCGTTCCGACGGCGAATCCTCGCTTCAAAATCTTCCACCCAAAAAGCTACAAAAACCAGGAAGAAGCGAAAAAAGCAGTTTACAAATGGCTTGATGAACTGAATAATATGGCTGTTGTGAAGCCAGACCAGCCCGCTGCAGGAAAAGGCGTTGGCGTTTGGGGCGACCACTTCTCAACCCGAGAGCAACTTATGGAGCATTTTCTAGCTAATTTCCAACATGGCGCGGTCATAATAGAAGAGAAAATCGAAGGCGAAGAATCAAGCTTCCAAGCTTTCTGCGACGGCAAACACCTCGTGCCCTTGCCAGAAACAAGAGACTACAAACGCGCCTTTGACGACGACAAAGGACCAAACACAGGAGGCATGGGCTCCTACAAAGATGTTGGCGATGTTTTGCCTTTCATGACAAAAACGGATAGAGCCAAAGAAATAGAAATTGTTAACAGAATCTTCGAAAAATGGAAAAGAAAAGATAATGCTGGCTTGCGAGGTGTTCCCTTTTACGTGGCTTTCATGCACACGGGCAAAGAGCCTAAAATTCTTGAGAATAACAGTCGACCCGGCGACCCAGAAATAATTAATATTCTGCCAATTTTGAAGGATGATTTTGTGGATGTTTGCTTCAAAATTTTGGAAGGCAGCCTAACACGTGTGGAGCTGGAAGAAGCAGCGACGGTTTTAACTTATAAGGTTCCGCCAAACTACGGCGGCTACATGGATGTGTTCCCCCATCTAGTGGACAAAAAGGAAATTGGCACGCATATTGACCTGACAAAAGCATATGCACTGACAAAAAAATACCATGGCAAGGTTCGTGTTTATCCAGCAGCAATGGAACTGCGTGACGGCGAAACTTTCGCGCTTAAATCCCGAGCCGTAGGCGTTATAGGCATAGGCGAAGACATCAGCGAAGCACGACAACTATCTTTGGAAGGCGTTAAAGCCGTGAAAGGCGGAGCGCTCTGGCACAGAACAGACATCGCCTCACCACAGCACATAGAAAAGAGCATAAAACACATGGAGAAGTTGAGGCGCAAAAAGTGA
- a CDS encoding amidophosphoribosyltransferase yields MRAQNHRGHQSHGFLTYHDGKFYVHRSLDLIPKIKTSAIQEWFGRLPGNVGIANVRYTTSGKTDKKSLIKGTQPVTASKNGHKLAVSFNGNVVNTFQIKKEITKEFLGFSYECDADLICHKLLIELMKGKSLTPAVEACMQEIEGAFSVSGITKDGKFFAFKDPHGIRPLCAGYNMEKTIFAFSSETVGLDINGFQRDHEIEPGELITVTKSGFQKEKLVNCNHKAFCAFEFAYFARPDSRFDDKYVYEVREEFGRNLVRENPDIVKDADVIISLPETGDDAALGAHEESGLRWERASRRHRYVTERAFILLNKERYATIDKKINILPTKFEAKRVIITEDSVVRGDTTKVVIEKLRRMGAKKVYLFVTFPRIIGPCFYGIDMATYGQLIGSKHTPEEIAEIIGADAVRYQSIENFVKATGFTRDQLCMACITGKYPTPLAQKIADEMKKRFLEGYEEKGRLYEIEQLVQNM; encoded by the coding sequence ATGCGCGCCCAAAACCACCGTGGGCATCAATCACACGGTTTTCTCACATACCACGATGGCAAATTCTATGTGCACAGGAGCTTAGACCTAATACCTAAAATAAAAACAAGCGCCATCCAAGAATGGTTCGGGCGATTGCCAGGCAATGTTGGCATCGCAAATGTTAGATACACTACTTCTGGAAAAACCGACAAGAAATCCCTCATAAAAGGCACACAACCCGTTACAGCCTCAAAAAACGGACACAAACTCGCAGTCTCCTTCAACGGCAACGTAGTCAACACATTCCAAATAAAAAAAGAAATAACTAAAGAGTTTCTAGGCTTTTCTTACGAATGCGACGCAGACCTCATCTGCCACAAACTCCTCATCGAACTCATGAAAGGCAAATCTCTCACGCCAGCAGTTGAAGCATGCATGCAAGAAATTGAAGGCGCTTTCTCCGTGTCTGGCATAACAAAAGACGGCAAATTCTTCGCCTTTAAAGACCCGCATGGAATAAGACCACTATGCGCTGGATACAACATGGAAAAAACAATTTTTGCGTTCTCCTCGGAAACCGTAGGCTTAGACATAAACGGTTTTCAACGAGACCACGAAATCGAACCCGGCGAACTCATAACCGTGACAAAAAGCGGTTTCCAAAAAGAAAAGCTAGTCAATTGCAACCATAAGGCCTTTTGCGCTTTCGAATTTGCATATTTTGCTCGTCCCGACTCACGGTTTGACGATAAATACGTTTATGAAGTTCGCGAAGAGTTTGGAAGAAACCTTGTCAGAGAAAACCCTGACATAGTTAAAGACGCGGACGTAATCATTTCGTTGCCAGAAACAGGCGATGATGCTGCTTTGGGAGCGCATGAAGAGTCTGGGTTAAGATGGGAAAGGGCTTCGCGGAGACATCGCTACGTGACCGAAAGAGCCTTCATTCTCCTAAACAAAGAACGATACGCAACAATTGACAAGAAAATCAACATTTTACCCACAAAATTTGAAGCCAAACGTGTCATAATAACCGAAGACAGCGTAGTCCGCGGCGACACAACAAAAGTTGTGATAGAAAAGCTTCGCAGAATGGGCGCCAAAAAAGTCTACTTATTCGTGACTTTCCCACGCATCATTGGACCATGCTTCTACGGAATAGACATGGCAACTTACGGACAACTAATCGGCTCAAAACACACGCCAGAAGAAATAGCTGAAATAATCGGTGCAGACGCGGTGCGTTACCAGTCAATAGAAAACTTTGTGAAGGCAACAGGCTTCACGCGAGACCAGCTTTGCATGGCATGCATAACCGGCAAGTATCCAACACCGCTTGCACAGAAAATCGCAGATGAAATGAAGAAACGTTTCCTTGAAGGCTACGAAGAAAAAGGCCGCCTTTACGAGATAGAACAGCTAGTTCAAAACATGTGA
- a CDS encoding DNA alkylation repair protein — protein MRVKIKDLYLEIVSELEKMADAERAKLDKYYHKTARHKSYGIKTAELEELIKKHRNTFKQLSLQEKLDLSRMFFESEYSEQSTFGIVILAQGVKEMKSSDFGFLNEIAGCLNNWGTTDGFSLYVMQPLLMAYPKETLNLLEKWNKSDNLWKRRASVVVFTRKVGMSGKFTDKALALCDNLIWDGEDMVRKGVGWALKDCMRGDKEKVLNYVKSLRQKGVSAVITLYAIRDLKGKERKEVLDIKP, from the coding sequence TTGCGTGTGAAAATAAAGGATTTGTATTTGGAAATTGTCAGTGAACTGGAGAAAATGGCTGATGCTGAAAGAGCTAAACTGGACAAATATTATCACAAAACAGCGAGGCACAAGTCTTACGGAATCAAAACCGCAGAGCTCGAGGAACTTATCAAAAAACACCGCAATACCTTCAAACAATTAAGTTTACAAGAAAAACTTGACCTCTCAAGAATGTTCTTCGAATCTGAGTATTCCGAACAATCAACCTTCGGAATTGTAATTTTGGCACAAGGAGTAAAAGAAATGAAGTCCTCAGACTTCGGTTTTTTGAATGAAATTGCTGGCTGCCTCAACAATTGGGGAACCACGGATGGATTCAGCCTTTATGTTATGCAGCCTTTGTTGATGGCATATCCAAAGGAAACCCTTAACCTTTTAGAAAAATGGAACAAATCAGACAATTTATGGAAACGGAGAGCAAGCGTTGTTGTGTTCACACGAAAAGTGGGGATGAGCGGAAAATTTACAGATAAAGCGTTAGCGTTATGTGACAATTTAATTTGGGATGGAGAGGATATGGTACGAAAAGGCGTTGGCTGGGCGCTGAAAGATTGCATGCGAGGCGACAAAGAAAAAGTTCTCAACTATGTAAAGTCACTAAGACAAAAAGGCGTTTCCGCAGTAATCACACTTTATGCAATTCGAGACTTGAAAGGCAAAGAACGAAAGGAAGTTTTAGACATAAAACCATAA
- a CDS encoding MFS transporter, producing the protein METKPDYATFRHYLFFWSGQLVSLLGSSIAQFIIIWWITVTTQSALYLSLAYFLGLAPMVILAPFTGVFADRWNRKMLIATVDLLQAVATIILIVFFWFGNISVWIVLLLLSFRGVFQAFHSPTVSAITPSMVPQDKLSRMNGLNYLFSGAVYLVGPILAAVLLQTWQIYQILWVDVATFLVAIVPLLMIRIPSVKKKSENRSFKADLVEGFSFIKHARGFMPLIVLATALNFLFTPFSTLLSYFVVFDHFGGATELALVTASLQAGILAGGLFMSVKKEIKNKMAVCMASIFIAFVGYTLAALTPTGMFWFMALSVLILTLCLPVANVLIQTITQTLVPLNMQGRVNAVTMALATAAQPAGMIISGAIVQFVRASYLFIGCSLLGMLILIFSWFFTDVKHIEETKSIELGTS; encoded by the coding sequence ATGGAAACGAAACCGGACTATGCCACGTTTAGGCATTACTTGTTTTTCTGGTCTGGACAGCTTGTTTCTTTGCTCGGTTCGTCTATTGCACAGTTTATCATAATATGGTGGATAACTGTCACAACGCAAAGCGCGTTATATTTGTCGCTTGCGTATTTTCTAGGTTTGGCTCCAATGGTGATTCTTGCTCCGTTTACCGGCGTTTTCGCTGACCGCTGGAACCGCAAAATGCTAATTGCAACTGTGGATTTGCTACAGGCAGTGGCTACCATAATTCTTATAGTGTTTTTCTGGTTTGGAAACATCTCAGTTTGGATAGTGTTGCTTCTGCTTTCTTTTCGAGGCGTTTTCCAAGCTTTTCACTCGCCAACTGTCTCTGCAATCACTCCTTCGATGGTTCCTCAAGACAAGTTAAGCCGAATGAACGGATTGAACTATCTTTTTTCTGGAGCGGTATATCTGGTTGGTCCCATTTTGGCGGCGGTTTTACTTCAAACGTGGCAAATTTATCAGATTCTATGGGTGGATGTCGCAACCTTCTTAGTGGCAATAGTCCCTCTATTGATGATAAGGATACCTTCTGTCAAAAAGAAAAGCGAGAACCGCTCGTTCAAAGCAGACCTCGTGGAAGGATTCAGTTTCATCAAACATGCAAGAGGCTTCATGCCTCTCATCGTATTAGCGACCGCCCTAAACTTTCTCTTCACGCCTTTCTCCACTTTGCTTTCTTACTTTGTGGTTTTTGACCATTTTGGAGGAGCTACAGAGTTGGCTCTTGTCACCGCTTCATTGCAAGCGGGAATTCTTGCTGGCGGCTTGTTCATGTCGGTTAAGAAGGAAATTAAAAACAAAATGGCAGTGTGCATGGCTTCGATTTTTATTGCTTTTGTTGGATATACACTTGCAGCGTTGACTCCTACTGGCATGTTTTGGTTCATGGCTCTAAGCGTGCTAATCCTAACTTTGTGCCTTCCAGTGGCTAACGTTCTAATACAAACAATAACGCAGACGCTTGTTCCTTTAAACATGCAAGGCAGAGTAAACGCGGTTACGATGGCGTTAGCCACTGCTGCCCAACCGGCTGGAATGATTATTTCTGGAGCCATTGTGCAGTTTGTTAGAGCATCTTACCTGTTTATTGGATGTAGCCTTTTAGGAATGTTGATACTAATATTTTCTTGGTTCTTCACCGATGTTAAACACATAGAAGAAACAAAATCTATAGAATTAGGAACATCATAG
- a CDS encoding CBS domain-containing protein: MAITGTTLKKLRVDAGLTQKKLAELVGVSQAHIAKIEQGKVDPRLSTINRILQVLTVTKQSKCRDIMTKGVLFAKPNDTILRVSDVMMRHAISQMPVMSGSRVIGTVTEEVIIRNLRSNLAEEKVKNVMVGPLPTVQEEASIDVVRRILEKHQGVLVARGKEIVGIVTRSDLLKTIG; encoded by the coding sequence TTGGCTATAACGGGAACAACGCTTAAAAAATTAAGGGTAGATGCTGGTTTAACGCAGAAGAAATTGGCGGAGCTTGTTGGTGTTTCGCAGGCGCATATTGCTAAGATTGAGCAGGGGAAGGTTGATCCTAGGCTTTCGACGATTAACAGGATTTTGCAGGTTTTGACTGTGACTAAGCAGAGTAAGTGTAGGGATATAATGACTAAGGGTGTGCTTTTTGCGAAGCCGAATGATACTATTTTGCGGGTGAGTGACGTTATGATGCGTCATGCTATTTCGCAGATGCCTGTGATGAGTGGAAGCAGAGTTATTGGGACAGTGACTGAAGAAGTTATTATTCGGAATTTGCGTTCGAATTTGGCGGAGGAGAAGGTTAAGAATGTTATGGTTGGTCCTTTGCCAACGGTTCAGGAAGAAGCGAGTATTGATGTTGTTCGGCGGATTTTGGAGAAGCATCAAGGCGTTTTAGTGGCGAGGGGAAAAGAGATTGTTGGTATTGTGACGCGTTCTGATTTGCTTAAGACGATAGGTTGA